Within Amycolatopsis sp. cg5, the genomic segment TTCTCCGGGGGCTCGCACCCGGTGCTCGCCCAGGAGATCGCGGCTGAGCTCGGCGTGTCGATCACCCCGCAGACCGAGCACACGTTCGCCAACGGGGAGAGCTTCGTCCGCTTCGACCGGTCGGTCCGCGGCAGCGACGCGTTCGTGCTGCAGACCGAGACCCGCCCGATCAACACCTGGCTGCTGCAGCACCTGATCATGCTCGACGCGCTCAAGCGGGCCAGCGCGAAGCGGATCACCGTGCTCCTGCCGTTCTACCCGTACTCCCGCCAGGACAAGAAGCACTACGGCCGCGAGCCGATCACCGCGCGCCTGGTCGCGGACATGCTGGCCACCGCGGGCGCGGACCGCATCATGACCGTCGACCTGCACACCGCGCAGGGGCAGGGCTTCTTCGACGGTCCCGTCGATCACCTGCGTGCCCAGCCGATGCTCGCCGAGCACGTCCTCTCGCGCTACGCGGGCGCGGATTTCACGGTCGTCGCGCCTGACTCTGGCCGGGTGCGGCTCGCCGAGACCTGGGCGGAGCTGCTGAACGCGCCGATGGCCATCATCCAGCGCCGCGACACCCTCGAAGGTGAGCACAAGGGCATCCACACGGTCGTCGGCGACGTCGAGGGCAGGCTCTGCGTGGTGGTCGACGACATGATCGACACCGGCGCGACGGTCACCGGCGCGACCAAGCTGCTGCTCTCCGAGGGCGCGACCGAGGTCATCACGACCGCGACCCACGCCGTGCTCTCGGGCGACGCGGGGCAGCGCATCGCGGCCTGCGGCGTCAAGGAGGTCGTGCTCACCGACACCGTGCCGATCCCGGACAGCTCACGATTCCCGCAGCTCACGGTGCTGCCGATCGCGCCGCTGCTCGCCGACGCCATCCAGGCCGTCTTCGACGACGCCTCCGTCGAAGGTCTCTTCGAGCGTTAAAGGCCGAGCGCGTTGTCCGGCGGCAGCGGGGTGACGACCGGCGTCTCGTCGGTGAAGATCTCCGCGCGGCCGAACAGTTTCTCCAGCTCAT encodes:
- a CDS encoding ribose-phosphate diphosphokinase is translated as MTATVTKRMMFFSGGSHPVLAQEIAAELGVSITPQTEHTFANGESFVRFDRSVRGSDAFVLQTETRPINTWLLQHLIMLDALKRASAKRITVLLPFYPYSRQDKKHYGREPITARLVADMLATAGADRIMTVDLHTAQGQGFFDGPVDHLRAQPMLAEHVLSRYAGADFTVVAPDSGRVRLAETWAELLNAPMAIIQRRDTLEGEHKGIHTVVGDVEGRLCVVVDDMIDTGATVTGATKLLLSEGATEVITTATHAVLSGDAGQRIAACGVKEVVLTDTVPIPDSSRFPQLTVLPIAPLLADAIQAVFDDASVEGLFER